The Pyxidicoccus sp. MSG2 DNA segment CTGGTACGCAATGGGCTGTTGCTGACAATCACTGTCGTCGGGGCGGTGAGCCACCAGGTCGCCTCGGGGGAGCTGGCGGTGGGGATGGGCGTCATCGCGGGGACGGTCGGAGTCCTGGCGGGGCTCTTCGTCACGCGCTGGGATGATCTGGTGTTCCTGCTTCGAGGACCGCAGCCGCTGGCCGCGTCTTCGCGAACCCGACGAAACTGAGGAAGCAGATGATTGAAACGCTTGTCGTGGGTGGTGTCATCCTCGCCGTGCTGGTGGTGGCCAATCTCATGCTGACCCTCGGGCTCATCGGTCGGCTGCGCACGCTTCAGGAGATGGTGAACAACCAGGTCATCGTGCGCGACCCGTTCCTGCCCCAGAAGGGGGAAGAGGTCGGTCGCTTCGAGGCCACCACCATGGATGGCGAGGCCTTCACGGATGCCGCTCTGCGGGAGGGGAAGACGCTGGTCGGCTTCTTCGCCACGGGCTGCCGGGTCTGCTCCTCGGTGCGCAAGCAGCTCCTCGAGTCGCCGCCTGGAATGCCGCTCATGGCGTTCATCGAAGGGGACCCCGGCGACCCGGACACGTTGG contains these protein-coding regions:
- a CDS encoding TlpA family protein disulfide reductase, which encodes MIETLVVGGVILAVLVVANLMLTLGLIGRLRTLQEMVNNQVIVRDPFLPQKGEEVGRFEATTMDGEAFTDAALREGKTLVGFFATGCRVCSSVRKQLLESPPGMPLMAFIEGDPGDPDTLAVGASLKHMARVALLSDGDSVTRAIKQAGYPTLVLVDKGVVAASGHYLHEVLS